A section of the Geoalkalibacter ferrihydriticus DSM 17813 genome encodes:
- a CDS encoding Ni/Fe hydrogenase subunit alpha: MSRTIHIEPITRIEGHAKISIQLDDQGRVADARFHVTEFRGFEKFCIGRSFWEMPGITARVCGICPVSHLLASSKAGDAILGVRTPAPAIALRRLMNYAQLVQSHALSFFLLSGPDLLLGMDSNPEQRNLTGLIAAHPEVARAGIRLRAFGQHLIRTLGERSVHPSWSVPGGVRAGLEPQAKHEIRAQLPEMFAVVDIALDLFKDALDRVKGEIDAYGDFPSLFMGLVGEDGSLEHYDGRLRIVDADGKIIEDQVAPENFAQLITEGEETWSYLKFPYYAPLGPEKGMYRVGPLARLNVCDFAGTRKADRELRQFRHYCGPGRPVSSSFFYHYARLIEILHSLERIEEILDNDILAERHIRSRAGVNQNVGVGVCEAPRGTLFHHYQVDDNGLLEKVNLIIATGQNNLAMNRTIKQIAQRFLSADRLDEGLLNRVEHGIRAYDPCLSCSTHEAGRMPLQVELRDVDGRLLDEVRRA; this comes from the coding sequence ATGTCACGCACGATTCACATCGAACCGATCACCCGCATCGAGGGGCACGCTAAAATCAGCATCCAACTCGATGATCAGGGCCGGGTGGCCGACGCGCGCTTCCACGTCACCGAATTTCGCGGGTTCGAAAAATTCTGTATCGGCCGCAGCTTCTGGGAGATGCCCGGCATCACCGCAAGGGTGTGCGGCATCTGCCCTGTCAGTCACCTGCTGGCTTCAAGCAAGGCCGGCGACGCCATTCTCGGTGTTCGCACCCCAGCTCCGGCGATAGCCCTGCGCCGCCTGATGAACTACGCCCAATTGGTACAAAGCCATGCCCTGAGTTTCTTTCTGCTTTCCGGTCCCGACCTGCTCCTCGGCATGGACAGCAACCCGGAGCAGCGCAATCTGACCGGACTGATAGCCGCTCATCCTGAAGTCGCCCGTGCCGGTATCCGATTGCGCGCCTTCGGTCAGCATCTGATCCGCACCCTCGGCGAGCGCAGTGTGCATCCCTCCTGGTCTGTTCCGGGCGGAGTGCGGGCCGGCCTTGAGCCGCAAGCCAAACATGAGATTCGGGCGCAACTGCCCGAAATGTTTGCCGTGGTCGATATTGCGCTCGATCTGTTCAAGGACGCCCTTGATCGCGTCAAGGGCGAAATCGATGCCTACGGAGACTTCCCCAGTCTGTTCATGGGCCTGGTCGGCGAGGACGGAAGCTTGGAGCATTACGATGGGCGCCTGCGCATCGTCGATGCCGACGGAAAAATCATTGAGGATCAGGTCGCACCGGAAAACTTTGCGCAATTGATCACCGAAGGTGAAGAAACCTGGAGCTATTTGAAATTTCCTTATTACGCTCCCTTGGGTCCGGAGAAAGGTATGTACCGGGTTGGCCCTTTGGCGCGACTCAATGTCTGCGACTTCGCCGGAACCCGCAAGGCCGACCGCGAATTGCGCCAATTTCGCCATTATTGCGGGCCGGGCAGGCCCGTCAGCAGCAGTTTTTTCTATCACTACGCGCGGCTCATCGAAATCCTCCATTCTCTTGAGCGCATCGAGGAAATCCTGGACAATGACATTCTTGCCGAACGCCATATCCGCAGTCGCGCCGGAGTCAACCAGAATGTCGGCGTTGGGGTCTGTGAAGCGCCGCGCGGCACCCTGTTCCACCATTACCAGGTTGACGACAACGGCCTGCTTGAAAAAGTTAACCTGATCATCGCTACCGGACAGAACAACCTGGCCATGAATCGCACCATCAAGCAAATCGCCCAGCGCTTTCTCTCAGCGGACCGACTCGATGAGGGGTTGCTCAACCGCGTTGAACACGGCATCCGCGCCTACGACCCCTGCCTGAGTTGCTCGACCCATGAAGCGGGGCGTATGCCTCTGCAAGTGGAACTGCGCGACGTCGACGGGCGCCTGCTCGACGAGGTGCGGCGCGCCTGA
- a CDS encoding NADP oxidoreductase, producing MNAKPQKLRLATVWLGGCSGCHMSFLDLDEELMALSERVDLVYGPLVDAKIYPENVDLCLVEGAITNVENLELARRIRTHTKTVVSFGDCAVTGNVTSMRNRISVKDLLTAVYHEARAPIGPEALEVLPALLTKVLPLHRAIQVDVFLPGCPPVPERISATLTALIEGRAVELPPSLRTFG from the coding sequence ATGAACGCAAAACCACAAAAGTTGCGCCTCGCCACGGTCTGGTTGGGAGGCTGCTCCGGTTGTCATATGAGTTTTCTCGACCTCGACGAAGAGCTTATGGCGCTGAGTGAGCGCGTCGATCTGGTCTACGGCCCCCTGGTCGATGCCAAAATTTATCCCGAGAATGTTGATCTGTGTTTGGTCGAGGGAGCCATAACCAATGTTGAAAATCTCGAACTGGCCCGCCGCATTCGCACCCATACCAAGACCGTGGTGAGCTTCGGCGATTGCGCGGTCACCGGTAATGTCACCAGTATGCGCAACCGCATTTCCGTCAAGGATCTGTTGACCGCCGTTTACCACGAGGCCCGCGCCCCCATCGGGCCGGAAGCTCTCGAGGTGTTGCCGGCCTTGTTGACAAAAGTTCTTCCCCTGCATCGGGCGATCCAGGTCGATGTCTTTCTTCCCGGTTGTCCGCCCGTTCCGGAGCGCATCAGCGCCACACTCACCGCCCTTATTGAAGGCCGCGCCGTCGAACTCCCCCCATCGCTGCGCACCTTCGGTTAA
- a CDS encoding YeeE/YedE thiosulfate transporter family protein, protein MKKGETMEFLTEVRWSPYVVGIGIGLLSWLSFLISKQPIACSTTFARSSGLLERMVGGAQAQDKLYYREIKLSWGWQGMLVVGIVLGSLLSALVSGDFQLQWVPDRWAATFGDNALLRVMVALMGGIVLGFGARWSNGCTSGHGISGTLQLAVSSWISAVCFFVGGILTAQFIYHVIG, encoded by the coding sequence ATTAAAAAGGGGGAAACCATGGAGTTTTTAACCGAGGTGCGCTGGTCGCCCTACGTCGTGGGGATAGGTATCGGTCTGTTGAGCTGGTTGAGTTTTCTCATTTCAAAGCAACCCATTGCCTGCTCCACCACCTTTGCCCGCAGCAGCGGTCTGCTTGAGCGAATGGTGGGGGGAGCGCAGGCGCAGGACAAACTCTACTATCGGGAAATCAAGCTTTCCTGGGGCTGGCAGGGCATGCTGGTCGTCGGCATTGTGCTCGGATCGCTTTTGTCGGCGCTGGTGTCCGGCGACTTTCAATTACAATGGGTGCCGGATCGCTGGGCGGCGACCTTTGGCGACAACGCCCTGCTGCGCGTCATGGTAGCGTTGATGGGCGGCATTGTGCTGGGTTTTGGTGCGCGCTGGTCCAACGGGTGCACCAGCGGCCACGGTATCAGCGGCACCTTGCAGTTGGCGGTGTCGAGCTGGATTTCCGCCGTCTGCTTTTTTGTCGGTGGGATTCTGACCGCCCAATTCATTTATCACGTCATCGGCTGA
- a CDS encoding DUF2254 domain-containing protein — protein sequence MKLQITKYWYRVRSSFWFTPTTMAAMAVAMALVGVTVDESVTEWLARNLDWTFKIGAEGASAVLGIIAGSMITIAGVVFSMTLVALSLASSQLGPRLLTNFMRDTSTQVVLGTFIATFVYCLLVLRTIRRAEEIQFVPHLSVSLGVLLAVASVGVLIYFIHHVSVSIQANEIAAGIGKQLIQNIDQLFPEQVGQEGPRVTAEPPDTGVIGAFDRDAQPVSAARDGYLQLIDKDALLALAMEENLVVRLERKPGNYVVAGCRLVLISPGSRVTDQLAKQVQTLFITGHQRTSDQDIEFSVNQLVEMAVRALSPGINDPFTAIACVDHLGSALCRLAGRNMPSPYRYDRHDQLRLILRTDTFREVLDAAFNQIRQNGRSNAAVTIRLLDTIAVIVGFAHRSEDRATLLRHAEMIARGAREQLPEGEDRRVVEEHWQAVIALYEEPTDARR from the coding sequence ATGAAACTACAGATCACCAAATACTGGTATCGCGTTCGCTCCAGTTTCTGGTTTACGCCGACGACAATGGCCGCTATGGCAGTGGCGATGGCGCTTGTGGGCGTCACCGTGGACGAGTCGGTGACGGAGTGGTTGGCGCGAAACTTGGACTGGACGTTCAAGATTGGAGCCGAAGGAGCGAGCGCCGTGCTGGGGATCATCGCCGGGTCGATGATTACCATCGCCGGTGTCGTCTTCTCGATGACATTGGTAGCCCTCTCGCTCGCCTCTTCCCAGTTGGGACCCCGTTTACTGACCAATTTCATGCGCGACACCAGCACACAGGTCGTCCTCGGCACCTTCATCGCCACCTTCGTGTACTGCCTGCTTGTGCTCCGCACGATCCGCCGTGCGGAGGAGATCCAGTTCGTCCCGCACCTGTCGGTCAGCCTAGGCGTTTTACTCGCAGTGGCGAGCGTAGGGGTGTTGATCTACTTCATCCATCACGTTTCCGTTTCCATTCAGGCCAACGAGATCGCCGCAGGAATCGGCAAGCAATTGATTCAGAACATCGATCAACTCTTTCCGGAGCAGGTCGGGCAGGAGGGCCCTCGGGTTACGGCGGAGCCACCCGATACGGGCGTCATCGGGGCGTTCGACCGGGATGCTCAGCCGGTCTCCGCAGCCCGGGACGGCTATCTTCAGCTCATCGACAAGGACGCCCTACTGGCACTGGCGATGGAGGAGAACCTGGTCGTTCGACTGGAGCGAAAGCCTGGAAACTATGTTGTCGCCGGTTGTCGTCTGGTGTTGATCTCGCCGGGGAGCCGGGTGACGGACCAACTCGCGAAACAGGTTCAGACCCTCTTCATCACGGGCCACCAGCGGACTTCTGACCAGGACATCGAGTTCTCGGTGAACCAGCTTGTCGAGATGGCGGTGCGAGCCCTCTCCCCTGGGATCAACGACCCGTTCACAGCGATCGCATGTGTGGATCACCTCGGCTCCGCTCTTTGTCGTCTTGCGGGACGAAACATGCCGTCGCCTTATCGCTATGACCGCCACGATCAGCTTCGGTTGATTTTGCGGACTGATACCTTCCGGGAGGTTCTGGACGCGGCGTTCAACCAGATCCGGCAAAATGGCCGATCCAATGCCGCGGTGACCATCCGCCTGCTGGACACGATCGCCGTGATCGTGGGATTCGCGCATCGTTCCGAGGACCGCGCCACTCTCTTACGGCACGCTGAAATGATCGCCCGAGGGGCCAGAGAGCAGCTGCCCGAAGGCGAGGACCGTCGGGTCGTGGAAGAGCATTGGCAGGCGGTAATCGCGTTGTACGAAGAACCCACAGACGCTCGTCGCTGA
- a CDS encoding SLC13 family permease — translation MDSANIIVLMILAATVVLLVLDLLRIDVVAILCLLALAWTGILAPQEALSGFSSNAVVAMMGVMIMGRGVARTGLMDGFSRAVLRVAGEKRSKIVALVSVPVGLMSGFIQNIGAVVLFLPGVLDIARRRKLAASGLIMPIGFAAILGGTLSMVGSGPLILMNDLLRGAELEPFGLLSVTPVGLVLLTVGIGYFMLFGRFVLPAAHPEGQGLSEQEKLIEALRLPHHIRHYRIPANSPLQGKTPEQSGVWGDYRLNVLGLSDDKHIEYAPWRETRFAGGQLLALLGDDADVERFATDYGLLRQEHLALFARLGDPGQAGFAEVVIPPRSAMVGQSIRTFSLRKRYAVEPVMVFSKGEGLRGDFSDHQVLIGDTFIVYGLWEKIAELKETPDFVVVTPLTTEKKAPAKALPAAACFVAAIALAFSGAPISVAFLTGALAMVLLRVLSMQEAYQAIDWKVVFLLAGLIPLGLAMQKTGTADLLAGKLMALVQGAHPIFLVLSVAVLSTAFSLFISNVGAIVVLAPLVMSMASLGGLDPRALALMAAVCTANSFILPTHQVNAMLISAGGYRNSDYLKAGSGMTLIFLLVVVTVFYVFYL, via the coding sequence ATGGATTCCGCAAATATCATTGTGCTGATGATCCTGGCCGCAACAGTGGTGTTGTTGGTGCTGGATCTTCTGCGCATCGACGTGGTGGCCATCCTGTGCCTGCTGGCGCTGGCCTGGACGGGTATTCTGGCGCCACAGGAAGCGCTTTCCGGCTTTTCGAGCAACGCGGTGGTGGCCATGATGGGGGTTATGATCATGGGCAGGGGGGTAGCGCGCACCGGGCTGATGGATGGTTTTTCGCGTGCCGTCCTCAGGGTGGCGGGTGAAAAGCGCTCAAAAATTGTCGCCTTGGTGTCGGTGCCGGTCGGTCTCATGTCGGGATTTATCCAGAATATCGGTGCGGTGGTGCTTTTTCTTCCCGGGGTTCTCGATATCGCACGCCGCCGCAAACTGGCGGCTTCCGGCTTGATCATGCCGATCGGCTTTGCCGCCATTCTCGGAGGGACCCTGAGCATGGTGGGGTCGGGACCGCTGATTCTCATGAACGATCTGCTGCGCGGCGCCGAGTTGGAACCCTTCGGTTTGTTGAGCGTGACCCCCGTGGGCCTGGTCCTGCTGACGGTGGGCATCGGCTATTTTATGCTGTTCGGGCGCTTCGTGCTGCCCGCGGCGCACCCTGAGGGTCAGGGCCTCTCCGAACAGGAAAAACTCATCGAAGCCCTGCGCCTGCCGCATCACATCCGGCACTATCGCATTCCGGCCAACAGTCCCTTGCAGGGCAAAACCCCCGAGCAATCCGGGGTGTGGGGAGACTATCGGCTCAACGTTCTCGGGCTCTCCGATGACAAGCATATAGAGTATGCCCCCTGGCGTGAAACCCGTTTTGCCGGCGGGCAACTGCTTGCATTGCTGGGCGATGACGCCGATGTCGAGCGCTTCGCCACCGATTACGGGTTGCTGCGCCAGGAGCATTTGGCGCTTTTTGCCAGGCTCGGCGACCCTGGCCAGGCGGGCTTTGCCGAGGTTGTCATCCCCCCGCGCTCCGCCATGGTCGGCCAGTCCATCCGCACCTTTTCCCTGCGCAAGCGTTATGCCGTGGAGCCCGTCATGGTGTTCAGCAAGGGCGAGGGCCTGCGCGGAGATTTTTCCGATCATCAGGTACTCATCGGCGATACCTTCATCGTGTACGGCCTATGGGAAAAAATTGCCGAACTCAAGGAGACACCGGATTTTGTGGTCGTCACCCCCCTGACCACGGAGAAAAAGGCCCCCGCCAAAGCGCTGCCGGCGGCGGCCTGCTTTGTGGCGGCGATTGCTCTGGCGTTTTCGGGCGCCCCCATCTCCGTGGCATTTCTGACCGGGGCTCTTGCCATGGTGCTGCTGCGCGTGCTCAGCATGCAGGAGGCCTATCAGGCCATCGACTGGAAAGTGGTTTTCCTGCTCGCCGGGCTCATCCCGCTGGGACTGGCCATGCAGAAAACGGGCACGGCCGATCTGCTGGCAGGCAAGCTCATGGCGTTGGTCCAGGGTGCCCATCCGATCTTTCTTGTGCTGAGCGTGGCGGTGCTCTCCACTGCTTTTTCCCTGTTCATCTCCAATGTGGGTGCAATCGTTGTGCTGGCGCCGCTGGTCATGAGCATGGCGAGCCTGGGCGGGCTCGATCCGCGCGCCCTGGCGTTGATGGCTGCGGTATGCACCGCCAATTCGTTCATCCTGCCGACCCATCAGGTCAATGCCATGCTGATTTCGGCGGGAGGCTATCGCAACAGCGATTATCTCAAAGCCGGCAGCGGCATGACGCTGATCTTTCTGCTGGTGGTTGTTACCGTTTTTTATGTCTTTTATCTGTAG
- the acnA gene encoding aconitate hydratase AcnA: MKDSFGARSTLEIGDRTYDIFRLDALEKAGYEVARLPYALRILLENLLRHEDGKNVTAEDIRALAGWTPQSQSAQEITFLPARILLQDFTGVPAVVDLAAMRDAMADLGGDPKMINPVQPVELVIDHSIQVDAFGSDEAFAINQDRDYERNRERYSFLKWGQKAFDNFKVTPPNAGIVHQINLEYLARVVFGLAEDGPHQQGQRPQIYPDTLVGTDSHTPMVNGLGVLGWGVGGIEAEAAMLGQPISMLIPQVVGFRLSGELRAGVTSTDLVLTVTQLLRRHGVVGKFVEFFGPGVSQLTVADRATIGNMSPEYGATCAIFPVDEKTLDYLRFSARSEERVELVARYMQEQGLFHTPATPEPVFTEILELDLASVEPSIAGPRRPQERIALGDAREAFRKDLPGLLPPAPVAHREQDRLEVTAECRIGEEVHRLGHGAVVIAAITSCTNTSNPAVMVAAGLLAKKAVARGLARKPWVKTSLAPGSRVVQDYYAQSGLLDPLKKLGFHIVGYGCTTCIGNSGPLPEEVSAAISSEQLVAASVLSGNRNFEGRINSEVRANYLMSPPLVVAFALAGRIDINLETEPLGSDPQGEPVYLRDIWPSREEIDATIAEAIRTQMYQRNYAEIYQGDAWWDALDVRQGERFDWQSDSTYIRQPSFFQGMSREAPARVPEIRGARALALLGDSVTTDHISPAGNISKDAPAGKYLINQGIAAQDFNSYGSRRGNHEVMVRGTFANVRIRNRLVPDVEGGYTRYLPDNETLSIYDAGVRYQREGVPLIVLAGKEYGSGSSRDWAAKGPFLQGVKAVIAESYERIHRSNLIGMGILPLQFDAGDSIDSLKLTGEEFFDVQGLAECFADGMQERRVKVVASRESGERVEFSALVRIDTPQEALYYRHGGILQYVLRQLLDGETGHAEEHGGLASAAQSSPEHVADGNDVDEGSKESFPASDPPAY; encoded by the coding sequence ATGAAAGACAGCTTTGGGGCCCGCTCCACGTTGGAGATCGGTGATCGCACATACGACATCTTTCGCCTCGACGCGCTTGAGAAGGCCGGCTACGAAGTCGCGCGCTTGCCTTACGCATTGCGGATTCTTCTGGAAAACCTGCTGCGCCATGAGGATGGCAAGAACGTTACCGCAGAGGATATCAGAGCGCTGGCCGGCTGGACACCGCAGTCACAATCCGCGCAAGAGATCACTTTTCTGCCGGCGCGCATCCTGTTGCAGGATTTTACCGGCGTGCCGGCGGTGGTTGACCTTGCCGCCATGCGCGACGCCATGGCGGATCTTGGCGGCGACCCGAAAATGATCAACCCCGTGCAGCCGGTGGAACTGGTGATCGATCATTCGATCCAGGTGGATGCCTTCGGCAGCGATGAGGCTTTTGCCATCAATCAGGATCGCGACTATGAGCGTAACCGCGAGCGCTACTCTTTTCTGAAATGGGGGCAGAAGGCTTTTGACAATTTCAAGGTCACGCCGCCCAATGCGGGTATCGTGCACCAGATTAATCTTGAATATCTGGCCCGCGTGGTTTTCGGACTCGCAGAGGACGGACCCCACCAGCAGGGGCAACGGCCGCAGATCTATCCCGATACGCTGGTGGGAACCGATTCACACACGCCGATGGTCAACGGTCTCGGCGTGCTGGGCTGGGGGGTGGGCGGTATCGAAGCGGAGGCGGCGATGCTCGGTCAGCCCATTTCCATGCTCATTCCACAGGTGGTCGGCTTTCGCCTGAGCGGTGAGTTGCGCGCCGGGGTGACTTCGACGGATCTGGTTCTGACGGTGACGCAACTGCTGCGCCGACATGGCGTGGTGGGCAAGTTCGTGGAATTCTTCGGCCCTGGCGTTTCACAGCTGACGGTCGCCGACCGGGCGACGATCGGCAACATGTCTCCTGAGTACGGTGCCACTTGCGCTATTTTCCCGGTTGATGAAAAGACGCTTGATTATTTGCGTTTTTCCGCTCGTTCGGAAGAACGGGTGGAACTGGTTGCGCGTTATATGCAGGAGCAGGGTCTTTTCCACACTCCGGCCACGCCCGAGCCGGTGTTCACCGAGATTCTTGAGCTGGACCTGGCCAGCGTGGAGCCCAGCATCGCCGGCCCGCGCCGGCCGCAGGAACGCATTGCTCTCGGCGATGCCCGGGAAGCCTTCCGCAAGGATCTGCCCGGGCTTTTGCCGCCGGCACCGGTAGCGCACCGGGAGCAGGATCGGCTGGAGGTGACGGCCGAGTGCAGAATCGGGGAGGAGGTGCATCGCCTGGGTCATGGCGCGGTGGTCATTGCCGCCATCACCAGTTGCACCAATACCTCAAATCCTGCGGTCATGGTTGCCGCCGGGTTGCTGGCCAAAAAGGCCGTGGCGCGCGGGCTGGCCCGCAAGCCGTGGGTGAAGACCTCGCTGGCGCCTGGCTCGAGGGTGGTTCAGGATTATTATGCGCAAAGCGGGCTGCTCGACCCCCTGAAAAAGCTGGGCTTTCACATTGTCGGCTACGGTTGCACCACCTGTATCGGCAATTCCGGACCCTTGCCGGAAGAAGTCTCCGCGGCGATCAGCAGCGAACAGTTGGTCGCTGCCTCGGTTCTCTCGGGTAACCGTAATTTCGAGGGCCGTATCAATTCGGAAGTGCGGGCCAACTACCTGATGTCTCCACCGTTGGTGGTGGCGTTTGCCCTTGCCGGACGTATCGACATCAATCTGGAGACCGAGCCGCTTGGCAGCGATCCGCAGGGCGAGCCTGTCTATCTGCGCGACATCTGGCCGAGCCGTGAGGAAATCGACGCCACGATCGCCGAAGCGATCCGCACCCAGATGTATCAACGCAATTACGCTGAGATCTATCAGGGCGATGCCTGGTGGGATGCGCTGGATGTTCGGCAGGGCGAGCGCTTTGACTGGCAATCCGATTCGACCTACATCCGCCAACCGAGCTTTTTCCAGGGGATGAGCCGCGAAGCTCCCGCGCGGGTGCCCGAAATCCGCGGCGCGCGGGCATTGGCGTTGCTTGGCGACAGCGTCACGACGGATCATATTTCACCGGCCGGAAATATCAGCAAAGACGCGCCGGCCGGGAAATATTTGATCAATCAGGGCATAGCCGCGCAGGATTTCAACTCTTACGGCTCGCGGCGCGGCAACCACGAAGTGATGGTGCGCGGCACCTTCGCCAATGTCCGGATTCGCAATCGCCTGGTTCCCGATGTCGAAGGCGGGTATACGCGCTATCTGCCCGACAACGAGACGCTCTCGATCTATGACGCAGGGGTGCGCTACCAGCGCGAGGGCGTGCCGCTAATCGTGCTTGCCGGCAAGGAATACGGTTCAGGATCCAGCCGCGACTGGGCCGCCAAAGGGCCTTTCCTGCAGGGCGTCAAGGCGGTGATTGCCGAAAGCTACGAGCGTATTCATCGCTCGAACCTGATCGGCATGGGCATTTTGCCGCTGCAGTTTGACGCCGGCGACAGCATTGATTCGCTGAAATTGACTGGTGAAGAGTTCTTCGATGTGCAAGGCCTGGCGGAATGCTTTGCCGACGGCATGCAGGAGCGCCGCGTCAAGGTTGTCGCTTCGCGCGAAAGTGGTGAGCGGGTGGAATTTTCGGCTCTGGTGCGTATCGACACACCGCAGGAGGCTCTCTATTACCGCCACGGCGGCATTCTGCAATATGTGCTGCGCCAGCTTCTGGACGGTGAAACCGGGCATGCAGAAGAGCATGGCGGCCTGGCATCGGCCGCGCAATCCAGCCCGGAACATGTTGCCGATGGCAACGATGTGGATGAAGGCTCAAAGGAATCGTTTCCGGCGAGTGATCCACCGGCTTATTGA
- a CDS encoding YeeE/YedE thiosulfate transporter family protein: MMQTQKKSDKAPLLWGLLFGIAFGFLLHKGGATKYDVILGQLLLTDFTVVKIMLSAVVTGMIGIYAMKNLGWIKLSIKSGSFGMNIVGGLIFGVGFAVLGYCPGTIAGAVGNGYLDALVGGLAGIVIGSGLFAALYPRLKTGILAKGDFGDLTLPRLFKVNEWVVIVPVAVGLVLLLIVLEMAGL, translated from the coding sequence ATGATGCAGACACAAAAAAAATCGGACAAGGCGCCGCTGCTGTGGGGATTGCTGTTTGGCATTGCGTTCGGCTTTCTGCTGCACAAAGGCGGAGCCACCAAATATGATGTGATTCTGGGCCAGTTGCTGCTCACGGATTTTACCGTGGTGAAAATCATGCTGTCGGCGGTGGTGACCGGCATGATCGGCATTTATGCCATGAAAAACCTCGGTTGGATCAAGCTGTCCATCAAGTCGGGGTCGTTCGGTATGAATATCGTCGGCGGCCTGATTTTCGGGGTGGGGTTTGCTGTGCTCGGCTACTGTCCGGGCACCATTGCCGGTGCGGTCGGCAACGGCTACCTCGACGCCCTGGTGGGGGGCTTAGCCGGCATCGTTATCGGCAGCGGCCTGTTTGCGGCACTCTACCCGAGGCTCAAGACCGGTATTCTGGCTAAAGGTGATTTTGGTGATCTCACCCTGCCGCGGCTCTTCAAGGTCAACGAATGGGTGGTGATCGTCCCGGTGGCCGTTGGGTTGGTGCTGTTGTTGATCGTTCTCGAAATGGCCGGGTTGTAA
- a CDS encoding MBL fold metallo-hydrolase produces MLLKHFFVEKIAHSSYILAGSKSCAVIDPQRDVEVYIQAARAQGVKITHILQTHLHADFISGHMDLAARTGAEIYVAKSAKCAFEHVSLVEGDVIELEDMRLQVLESPGHTPEHLSYVVVDTSRSESPVGVFVGDTLFVGDVGRPDLFPDMAQELAAKLYHSLHDKLLKLPDFCEVYPAHGAGSLCGRAMGAKQMSTIGYERKFNEALQIQDKAEFITSLTENMPPAPDHFSRCSDINRKGPRLIDDLPALEELDAKPFKKRLAESDALVLDARSYLAFGSQHIPDSWHLDLNGNFPTFAGWVLPTDKDILLVAEDYQKALEANRWVRRVGVDRIVGYLDAGIPGWAVEGFPSRAVSQISVEDLHARMSDAQAFQLVDVRAPREFDDSHIDGAVNIPVADLRTRSNELDNSLPTWVICSSGNRSSLGASILLQHGFADVANVAGGMTGYSAAGYAKQCRACENPHGSRYHAG; encoded by the coding sequence ATGCTGTTGAAACATTTTTTCGTCGAAAAGATTGCCCACAGCTCCTATATCCTGGCCGGCAGCAAGAGCTGTGCGGTTATCGATCCGCAACGCGATGTGGAGGTCTATATTCAGGCGGCGCGTGCGCAAGGAGTTAAAATCACGCACATTCTGCAAACCCATCTGCATGCCGACTTTATCTCCGGACATATGGATCTGGCGGCCAGAACCGGAGCTGAAATCTATGTGGCCAAATCGGCGAAATGCGCTTTCGAGCATGTATCTTTGGTAGAAGGCGACGTGATCGAACTGGAGGACATGCGCCTGCAGGTGCTGGAATCACCGGGCCATACGCCCGAGCATCTGAGCTATGTGGTGGTGGATACCTCGCGCTCCGAAAGCCCCGTCGGCGTGTTTGTCGGCGATACGCTGTTCGTTGGCGATGTCGGGCGGCCCGATCTGTTCCCGGATATGGCGCAAGAGTTGGCTGCAAAGCTCTATCACAGCTTGCATGACAAGCTGCTCAAATTACCTGATTTCTGCGAAGTCTATCCGGCCCACGGCGCCGGTTCTCTGTGTGGGCGCGCCATGGGCGCCAAGCAGATGAGCACCATCGGTTATGAGCGCAAGTTCAACGAGGCTTTGCAGATTCAGGACAAAGCCGAATTTATCACGTCGCTGACGGAAAACATGCCGCCGGCACCGGATCATTTCAGCCGCTGCAGCGACATTAACCGCAAAGGGCCCCGTCTGATCGACGATCTGCCCGCTCTTGAGGAACTCGATGCCAAGCCATTCAAAAAGCGCTTGGCCGAATCCGATGCGCTTGTGCTTGATGCGCGCAGCTATCTTGCCTTCGGCAGCCAGCATATTCCGGATTCATGGCATCTCGATCTCAACGGCAATTTCCCCACCTTCGCCGGTTGGGTTCTGCCCACCGACAAGGACATTCTGCTTGTGGCCGAAGATTACCAGAAAGCTCTGGAGGCCAATCGCTGGGTGCGGCGCGTGGGGGTCGATCGCATCGTCGGCTATCTCGACGCAGGCATTCCCGGCTGGGCGGTGGAAGGGTTTCCCTCGCGCGCCGTGTCGCAGATTTCCGTGGAGGATCTTCATGCACGGATGAGCGATGCGCAGGCGTTTCAGTTGGTGGATGTGCGCGCCCCGCGCGAATTTGACGACAGCCATATTGACGGGGCGGTCAATATCCCGGTGGCCGATCTGCGCACCCGCTCGAATGAGTTGGATAATAGCCTGCCGACATGGGTGATCTGCAGTTCCGGCAATCGCTCCAGCCTTGGGGCGAGCATCCTGCTGCAGCACGGTTTTGCGGATGTCGCCAACGTCGCAGGCGGCATGACGGGCTACAGTGCCGCCGGCTACGCCAAACAATGCCGTGCCTGCGAGAATCCTCACGGATCGCGTTACCATGCCGGGTAA